A single Nicotiana tabacum cultivar K326 chromosome 5, ASM71507v2, whole genome shotgun sequence DNA region contains:
- the LOC107821747 gene encoding 11-beta-hydroxysteroid dehydrogenase 1A-like, whose amino-acid sequence MASNYYFFHTLTTLLFTPLVLGTLCVIFPFFCIFRIVLFLYRLVVSENMKGKVVLITGASSGIGEELAYEYARRGSSIVIVARREEQLRKVAEKARSLGSPDVLSIRADVSNVDDCKRLVDQTVNHFGRLDHLVNNAGISSVCSINDVTDITKYTSVMDINFWGSVYPTYFAIPHLKKTRGKVFVNSSSVAILHPPSLSFYTASKAALIGFYETMRLELAPEISITIATLGFTDSEIIRGKHLKDGVLQVESELANNVVVLPVISSSDCAKSIVSAICRKKRYITEPKYFWVLFFAKTACPQAFEWYYRTFMLKLCTGGLQSQGKKA is encoded by the exons ATGGCTTCTAATTACTATTTTTTTCACACTCTCACCACTCTACTCTTTACTCCATTAGTTCTTGGCACACTCTGTGTCATTTTCCCCTTCTTTTGCATCTTTAGGATCGTGCTTTTTCTGTATCGGCTTGTGGTAAGTGAGAACATGAAAGGCAAAGTTGTTCTCATCACTGGCGCTTCATCAGGAATTGGGGAG GAATTGGCTTATGAGTATGCAAGAAGAGGTTCTTCAATAGTAATAGTGGCGAGAAGGGAGGAGCAGCTTCGAAAAGTAGCGGAGAAGGCAAGGAGCTTAGGGTCTCCGGATGTGCTTTCTATAAGAGCTGATGTATCCAACGTTGACGACTGCAAGCGACTTGTAGATCAAACTGTCAATCATTTCGGTCGTT TGGATCATCTCGTCAACAATGCTGGAATATCCTCTGTGTGCTCTATCAATGATGTGACGGACATTACGAAGTATACATCTGTTATG GATATCAACTTCTGGGGATCTGTTTATCCAACTTACTTTGCAATTCCTCATCTGAAGAAGACAAGAGGCAAGGTGTTTGTCAATTCTTCATCCGTGGCAATTTTGCACCCACCATCTTTAAGCTTCTATACT GCGAGTAAAGCTGCTTTAATAGGCTTTTACGAGACTATGAGACTTGAATTGGCTCCGGAAATCTCAATTACCATTGCAACGTTAGGATTTACTGATTCAGAAATAATACGAGGAAAGCACCTAAAAGATGGGGTCTTGCAAGTTGAATCAGAATTAGCTAAT AATGTTGTTGTTCTCCCAGTTATCAGTTCTAGTGACTGTGCAAAATCAATTGTAAGTGCAATATGCCGGAAAAAGAGATATATTACGGAGCCAAAATATTTTTGGGTGCTGTTTTTCGCGAAAACTGCGTGCCCTCAAGCGTTTGAATGGTATTATCGTACATTTATGTTGAAGTTGTGTACCGGTGGTTTACAATCAcaaggcaagaaagcataa